The DNA sequence aaaaataactctaAGATGTACATACAGATGTttgcattttaatttttatttactttttacatctgcatatatttatatatacagtgGCCTTGATGTgataataactaaattttgaataaaataaaatttttttttaataaacttgcCGTTTTTCGATAAAAGTAACTTTGCATGTAactatagttatttttttttacaaccgCCGCGCTCAGGGGCCGTTCACTCAGTGCTTATTGGACTGAATTACGTCAGGTCAGGAGCAGATCAAATCAATGCTAACCTTATAAAGCAAAACATAGTTACTAAATTTCTATAGTAATTTCGttttattataagaataaGCTCAGCAATGACTTTTATGTTAGGGATGACTCTTATTGACtaatgaattattcaaaaaacagTAGCGCTCAAAtttgaaaacgaaaaaaaaattggattttaaaattattagtttgaAGCTTACATTCCATATTTGCTATtactttttgtaaataatgaaGAAAGGAGATTCAAAGTTAAGAAGTATAGAAATTAGATTCTACTGTATGAGACTATGACATTACTGATATTTTACTGATGACGTACACAAGACAATCTTGTAGTAATCTTGTATTTTTATGAATCTTACGGAAGACCTCTGGGTGTTTATATCTTCATATACCTATAAATCTATCACAAGATATCAATACGAGGTTCTAAGACAAGATTGTTGCAGGATTTGCACATGATATTGTACAAAAGAACATTGAAGATGTCTTGTACAAAAGAACATGAAGATATCTTGAGCGAGTCTTAGAACAAAAATTACCTGCAAACACCAACGCAGATTTTGCGTCAGATCTTGTCTCTGTaatcatagaaaatttaacttatattaGTGTACCCAATGTTGAAACAATTTCGTGCAAGTAAATTagctgaaaatttgaaaatgatttttctgCCCTCCGGCCGGAAAGTGGCAACTTTGAACGAAATTGCAACTTTCCGGCTCCGTCGAgcagaaaaataatgtttgtcggcctcggccaacaattacatgtgatctaagacatttcttactttacttccctaggtgtgtaatatactagtAATAGCCTCgcttaaaaaatctgatagCATTCAATATCTTAAgcatgcaaaaatttttattgaaatatttcccGGACATATTGCCGTGCTAAGAGCAAAAGTTGTAACttctattaaaatatcatagtAAATTACCACTTCTCTCTTACCATGGCAGTATGATCAATACAAGGACAATTTCATTACTTAATCTATGAATTACCTCACTTGAATAACGACGAATTCATTATTAATCGTTTATGTTTTCAGTGATCAATTATTTAGAACAATGGCAGATTTAGTTGTCTCTGAAGGTTATGCTGCAGCTGGATATGAATACATAAATATCGATGACTGTTGGATGGAAAAAAATCGTGCTAGTAATGGCAATGTTGTGCCTGATCGACAGAGATTTCCATATGGACTAAGAAGCCTTAGCGATTATGtaacataatatttatattttttatttttttattttctgatacCCGTTgcttcatattttttgttccGGTGGTTCGTCAAacaaactttttcaataaagaAAATGCTCATTTGTTTAGATTCATTCGAAAGGATTGAAGTTTGGAATTTATGGGGACTATGGAAATTATACTTGTGCTGGTTATCCAGGAATTTTAGGTTACATGAAAAATGATGCGGCGTCTTTCGCTGCATGGAATGTTGATTACGTAAAACTAGATGGCTGCTATGCAGATCCGTCTGAAATGGACCGGGGTAAACACACTGTACACTACatttaaaactatatttaatagtaccgattttcccttttttttttgttttgttaatgttatattcaaatttggtAAATGTTATAATGGCGCTCTTTTCTTCCTTGTCCTACACAATAGAcatccataaatatttaaaattttaaaaaatgcattcaATTCACTGACGCTCGTATTCCCAACCCCGAACTCGAATATTATACTCGGCACTAGTTATCTAAGATACTATTAAAGTAATTCCAATCTCAGGTACAAGACTTTGTCTTtagtagttaaattttttcactgtcAGGTTATCCGGAATTTGGTATACATTTAAATCGCACTGGAAGACCTATGATTTACTCATGCAGTTGGCCAGTTTATCAAATCTATGCTGGAATAAAAGTAAGTAAAATTCCAGATCCAGATCCAGTTCgaatttaaacttattttttctgGCATAAATTTTATCTGGATCTATTGTGCTCTTTGCCAAAATTTTGAGACTAATCATGAAAAGAATAATAGTTGATTAGTAGTTACAccctcatatatttatatatttacctacTTATTTGCATGTAGCCTAATTTCTCTTCTATCATCTCACACTGTAATCTTTGGAGAAATTACAATGATATTCAAGATTCATGGGCGAGCTTAGAGactataattgattattacgGTGACAATCAAGATGATATTATACCCAATGCCGGCCCAGGTCACTGGAATGATCCTGACATGTTAATCGTTGGCAACTTCGGACTTAGTTACGAGCAAAGTAAAACTCAAATGGCATTATGGGCTATTTTAGCTGCCCCACTATTGATGTCCGTTGATTTGAGAACCATCCGACCAGAGTACAAGgctattttacaaaataaaaaaataattgctgtCGATCAAGATCCTCTCGGCATTCAAGGACGcagaatttataaagttagcttatagtcattttatttaattctctatagttatttattttttactaacttttcatttgaattttagcACAAAGGTATTGAAATATGGGCGAGACCAATCACTCCCGtttatcaaaattactatTCCTATGCTATCGCATTTTTGAATAGAAGAACAGACGGAACACCTTCGGATGTATCAGTCACACTCAAAGAGTTGGGACTCCAATACCCGAAAGGTTATGCAGTAGAAGTAagttaaatgttttattaaaataataaacggatgtacattgaaaataaatattttttctttgttcttTAAAGGATTTATATGAAGAAGTCAATTATGGAATATTAACACCTGAAACTAAGATCAAAGTGAAAGTCAATCCCTCGGGTGTTGTTATTCTTCGCTGTAATGTTCAACGTGAGCAATACTTTGCTCGAAATCATCTACTATCACCATTCTTGCCTTTACACCCAGTTTTCAATAGCaaagaaaattcatttgaatagtcgactgtagattttttacttactaatttttatagattgttcatttaaatacattttaataaatattatatatataaggagATATTATGTTATAAGATCAGATAACGTTTTGTAATTTAGAATAAAGTAAAACAAACTTAACAAATTCTACGAAACTCATTATTGTCATAAACTATAccttattataatttttttttagttatgtgttaaagaaaatttatcatcaagggGATTCCCCATTCACTTGGGTACTTTACATCTTCTATTTAATCAACCCTAAATTCTTAATTAGAGagcaaatataattatctttaattaaaagatttatCAAAGTTTGTTTCTGAACAATGAAGAGTCACGATCTAATTACATATATGATAGAGAGATGTCACTAGTATACTCATTTTATCGCGGTGGTTGTTTCGTTTCAGTGCAGCTAAGCTTAGCCCATCAACCCCTTATCGAACCCTCCCATCCAACTAAACCTCGAACGTGTGAGAAAAGCTTTAGGGGCAGTAGTAATATGGCTGTTTCTTTGTGGTAaacgattttttataaaaccgaAATGTTTATTTGTACAAAAATACGTCCTAGTTTTAAAAACAGTACTATGATCATAGTTTAGTGTGTtgtaatagataaaaaatcttatagtAAATAATGTGTTTTAGATTTAGCATTAAACGAAAATAATGTTAAGTTTACACTCTCTGTGATTTTTTTCGTCAGTTACAATTTAATAGATcttaaaaatgaaactaaaaaCACTGTTATGACCAcggtaagtttaaaattaaacttcaaattttgtgATAGTgaatttatctaaaatacCATAAATCAATGGTTttaactgaaataatttaaaatcatgcCTATTATGGACATTCAATATCGTcgattatttcaaattatcttttttaatcAGAGGTCATATTATTAACGTGAACTTAAGCATTTCAATATGGTCTTATAAATTAGGGGTAGAGTGATATCCAACTCATATATTAGAATCAATATAGTCTTATAAATACGTAATATATGCGTTTCATTGACTTTATGTTACAACGCTTGATTCGCcgattttatgtttatttttttgtcacacaaattttgttttatgtaTCAATCTATTAATTATAGTTGCTATTAGAAGATAGTAAATTTGTTAATACAAAACTGTCATTTGATTCTTTATAAGCCGAACCACCACATTATTATCTAACTAacgtaaatttactgtttTCAAGTAGTAAAACTAGGACAATAGGGTAAATCGATACGAACTACCATTCATGGTTAACTCCCTATCACAGGCATATTGCTATTTTtagaatcaaaatttatttttcttttcaagtattatcattacttaatgataatactgaaaattttttcgattatcatttattttctatgaaagattattttattacttctattgtttaaataattgggaaacttaaaaaatttttcatagattttcataattataatacctGGTTTCAATAGAGCAATTCCATGctgaacttttttaaaaaatggccaattacatttttaaacttttaaattgattaacttttatttattctatagaACATTGGGTATGCAgagaaaacaattttaattaaaaataaaaatttttttataacaatagtGATATTTTCTGATCACATGctgaatataaaatacttcCGCATAATATACTGCTATAGTATTTTTTGGTAGATATGAAGAcagataattattcaaaacttcTAAGCAGCCTTAGTTTTGGCGAATTCAAGTAACTTGAGTCGGCCTAAAGAAAAGATTTATTACCGACAACTACGGTAATGACCGGCTCTTGCCGAGCAAGATCCGCActcgaataaaattaacagtaTCACGGTAAAATTATTCTAACCCACCTcacgaaatatttaaatacgagagtattaaatttgaattaattacttgaacgtaattacatataataagaaaataataactattaaatagATGCCGGTAAGACAATACGGACATTAAGTAggaataaaacataaaataacaatttatttattgccaattatacTGACGCAAACTccttacaaatatttaacttaaattactatggttgtagtaaaatttacgataactctactgataattaatacttttaatttttagcgaTATTTTAGAGAAAGTAAATCGGGAAGTAATATTTGTTTCCAAAACTAAACTCAAGAACTTCAATAAACTTGGACCGTTTTTCCTTATAACCTTCTCTTAAAAGTAACTAGAGAAAAATTGAGACAAAAatgtacgaatttttattatgctgtcgaccaaACTTGAAACAAGAAGTTGAGTCATCTAAAAATACTATGCtgcactataattattattgcacGGAGAAAATACTTCAAGActtgagatttttattttttatatgaactATCAAAGACACTTCTGTAAAAACTTCGTTCActagtttaaaaattctgtGTTTGGGTCCATTCCACACGTAGTTTTTAGTTGTGGTCGGTATCCATAGCAGCCAATTTTCCCATAAGGTTTTGTTCGGTATATTAAGACACACCAATGCTAATATTTCAGGTGTCAGTCACACCATTGATTACTTTATGGGAGAAGCAGAGATCTAGGTATTACGACTCAACTTCCTGTTTGAAGTTCGGTCGACACCATACTAAAAATTCGTAAATTTCTTAAGTCTATTTCTCTTCTGTGTAAATGTGCGTCTTGTCGAAGAAAAATTTAGCAGTactcaaattttcataaatattcaagttttaattttaaaacataattttttttgaaatattaattttttcaacgtaGAAAATAATGGGGTCCTTTTAACAAAAGTCTGTTAGTAGATTGTAGTGTACATATATTAGTCCAGTAATGTATGAGAAGAAATGTATTGAATAAATTCATCGCGCAGTCGCTAGTCTGTCTACATTATGAAATCAACAGTTAAATGTATCACCAATGTCACTATGCAAGCATGGTCTAGATGTTATAATTGAGATGTAGAAGTACAGAGGAATATTTATAGGGTAGCTTTCCAGTATGGAAAGAAGAAAACTCGATTGATCATCCTCTTATTTACAGTAGAGTAAATTACAGCGTATACTAATtctattcaatatttattttcgataaatttctTTCGTATTGTcatgtgattttaattttttaaaataaaaagtagttCATAAATAAAGCAAGCTCTGAAATTGggtcgattaaaaattaaattcaaacaaGTGGTTACGTTAAATCTATATTATGGATAGGAAAAGAGTTGTCgatcttatattatttttagacgTGTGCCAAGTGTATCTTcaaacacggaaaaaaaatatgagagaCTTATATACTCTTTGGGCGATAATTACTTTCGTTCGTAATGAAGATTCCGCTGAATTTTTACGCTGGTGTCGAGCTTGTAATGTGAAACATTTGAGAGGATGTCAAGATAATGAGACAcaagaccaaaaaaaaagtatcccgagaaatgaaaaaaagtgtttGGAAACGCGAATTTTACGAGCTATAcaagaattattttactgcGGATGTCTTtcaagcaattaaattttgaatcaactgaatgaataaatatatttttattcaaagcaTAGTTCATTAGGATATTGAAACTAGAGTTAAAAGAGTATTTTGAATAATCATGTGGTACATATCttttttaatgatgataaCATAATTTCAGTACTTTTACCACGTCTGTGGAAGATACGACGCATCATAGTTGACAGTAATGTCTGAAAGCGAAGGAGAACAAACAGCTAGATCCATAGCATTAGAACAAGTATATGTTCATGAAGTCTATGAGCAATGTGCTGAAAAAACTGCTCAAAATCGTCATTggccaaaaatttataaatttctcgaGGAACTAGAACCTGGAGCTCTTGTTTGTGATATaggtaaaagtttaaattttttataatattgtgTTCATTACTTTGATTTataacaatcatttttttacttcaggTTGTGGAAATGGCAAATATttgagtattaataataacatttttcaagTCGGTGCggataaatgtaaaaaatttacagatatTGCTCGACGAAAAAATAACGAAGTAAACAGTTTTTTCTTTATGGATCTTTATATGGTTTGAAATagtgtttaaatattaaaataatttacaggtATTAATATGCGACAATTTAGCATTACCATTTCGAGACGAAAGTTTCGATGCAGTCTTATCAATCGCTGTAGTTCATCACTTTGCGACAACCGAAAGACGAGTGAATGCATTGAGAGAACTTGCACGTGTTTTAAGAATTGGCGGAAAACTAGTAATATCAGTTTGGGCTATGGAACAAAGACATAGAAAGGTATAAGAATAAGTTATTCTTCTTTTGTTTTTCCATCCACCATATTTCGGGCACCATTTTGTCCTACTTTACACATGTGAttcattatcaaaatttaaccCTTAAATGCGCGAATTCAAAATCGAACCGCCACGTCAGTTGTCAAAAAGAAAACACAATTGCCTATTATCTGTGTAGATTAAATTCGGATACACGTCACTAGACTTTGTATGTTCGATCGATGTTCGGTAGGTTGCATATATGCAACAGCGAATTCAAGAGTCAAAaggcaaatattttttttttttttttttttttttttttttttttttttcgacgaaATATTCGcagtaattaacaattaagTTAGAGCTCAGACTTTCCATTTAAAGTAAAACGAAATGCTTGCCTTTAAATTAATGGTAATATATAATTCCGACCGTTAAAATTTTCGCAATTGTCTCTTTTGtaaatactttaaaattttaaccagctgatagtaattttatcaatatttataacgATAATAGTTTATGAGATAGTCACaactttatttaacaaattttatttttgatattaaatctttatattttatcaatgatGAATTTTTACAAGTATCGTATAATTAtgtcattttttatcaatacgaTACTGCTAACTGTATATAgcaaaatatacaaatttcGATCGGAATAAAAtgaagttattgtttaatattgttcgacaaaatataataaataaaaaagagatcatgaatgaaaaattgaCAACTGAACAAGTGGCGATGAGTTAAAAGTTTAGGCTAAAGACAGATGAAGTGTAAAGGTTAGATTAGTTTGGatttatagtatttttatataggTTAAGGCTGTTCTTAAACAATGTCTCTcgctattttataatattcaatgacATTGAACTGTCAAAACcgtattaaaagtttatatatattgattagCATAAATGGCAAAGCAGTAATTGAAAAACGGACAATGTAGTTACGATTTCATCACGatatagttttgaaaaaaacaattattggcAGCTGTTTAATAGAATTTCTACAATAAATTTCAGTGAAATCTTCATGTCCTGACAGAAttgtaaataatcattttGTCAAGCAAtgcttcaatttattttttcaattcattatttaaattttagtacaGTTATGACAgttaagttattaaatattgtaaaaagtGGTGAGATCTTTCTGATAATGCCCTTAAtacaaaattactattaaaccCACTCGGAACGATGTCTGGCCGACGAAAAAGAGAACATTTCATGTTCATCTCCTTTTATAACCTTATAAAGCGCCCTCTATAACCAGCGCCTGCGCTCTTTTGGCCTTCCCAGGAATTTGACTCTAGCAGTTGACGGCAACCGAGTGAACTAAAATACTGCCAACTCCAAAATCCAGTGCGCTGTCgtaacaattcaaatttccccgttacaaaataataataaataattttctgatatGATCTTAAACATATACCGGGCAAAccttaaacatatatatgggctgatcagaaaaattttccacgGGAATACTTATTAGATACAAAAagctattatatttttttttattttacagttcGAATCTCAAGATGTTTTAATCCCCTGGCCTAAAGCTTATTGCTTAAATGCTACATGCTACTGTGGAACAAAGATTCCATGTGATGATGAGCAACGTTGCCACCTAACAAGGAAATCTATTTTACCATTAAAACGTGAACAACAAAAGTATAAATGCCGACGATACAGGAATGATCCTTTTGTTAGTTCATCACCATCTACAAGTAGCTTATCAAGTCCTAACGAAACatgttatagtttttttcgTCGCGCTTTACAGGtaatattacatttaaatcCTCCAATAAAATCTTACTGTATAATACTTGTTACAAGATATTGTTCTTCCTTTCACAGAAATTAGCAGGAAAAAGAAGCATTAGCCATCGCCCATGGTTTTTTGATTCTTTCCACAATATTAGCTGTAAAAATCGTCATCACGAATTCGATTCTGATGACAATTCTGATGTCGACGATATCCCTATTGAATTACGTCGGTTGGAAGATGAACATGTAAGATTAAATAAACTGGACAATACTTTCGGTATTAAATCTAAAAGTCTTGGTGATATTTTGGAAATTCAACACCTAGACTTAGTACGATCGCGTTCAAGTATTCCAGATCTATGGTCAACAGCAGCTTTGGAAGAAGAATTTTATGACCGATCTTCATTACAAAACCCGTTAGGAAAATGTAAATCGcgatttattaaacaaaaaaatcactgTTTAGAAAACAACTATCTCGAAAAAACCGTTCAAATTACTGATAATGGAGAACTTAATAAGAATCTTCCAGAATTACAGGCTAACGTAAGTATTTTCCTTGATTGgatactagttccctgatcgagTACCAGTTTCCAGATTGGGTACTGAGTTTCTTATCTTAGAGGCATGTAGGGCAAGTGTGCGCACACTTACCTACAGCACAAACTTGTTCCACATGACTCtactcacaaaaaaaaactataataattttactttaattatagaGCATAAAGACAAGGTCTGGAAAACATCCATGTATTTTCAAACAACTGTCTATGAATGAAGAACTCATGTCAATGGAACGTTTAGCGGAACGTGATTATGTGCgtcataaatttatgaaacaaaTGTCATTGAATGAAGATatcatttgtaaaaatataacattagACAAAATAGAAGATAATTCATCTTTAACAGCACGaagatttcaaatattaaaaagtggCCTTACCAACCGAATTAAGCGATCAACAACAAATATGGATAAAGTATCTCCGATATCATTTAAAAACGgattagttaaaatatttcaaaattggaAATCATTAGATTCTAGTTTTGATGATCAGACAGACAATAAATATCTAGAAGAACCTATGGTTCAAACAGAGGAAGATATTCCATTACCAGTTACTTTCAAGAAAGAACCTGAAGTCGAACGATGTTTGTCTAAAGAAGACGGCTCAGATTCCTCTAAAGACAGTAGTCTGCAAAGTGATACAAGTTTAGATTCTGAAGATAGTTTTGCATCGGTTATTTATGTGCCAAAGAAACAAATTTCGCCTGTTGATATCAACGCAATGCCTTCTGTTTCCCACTTGAGGACAACGTCAGCACCACCGTCACCGAGAGTTAAACATCCGCCAGATCTCCACAAgcctaaaattaaaattatgtcaATTTTGCCTTTATCGAAACAGTTCCCAGCTGCTAGCAAATCATTACCACCTCCTAGCCCACCTGGACTTTCACCGAAAACCTTCAATTCTTTTATTACACAATCGTTCTTTCATCAGCAAAATGTAGCatataattttgataagcTTACAAACAAACAATCAAACGAGGACCCAACTGGTGATTCTGAGACTAATTCTCACAGTGAAAACATTAGGAACtcaaatgattcaaaacaaaattttttgaatttaagtcATCATAATTTAGAAAGTTCACATTCAGCCGAAGAAAATGATAGTAAGACAAAagtatctataaataaattgagtgCAGGAAAACCAAAAGATTATTCATCACCGTCCAGTTTAATTGATGATGTTCCGATATTAGATAATTTGAAAACAGGCTCAGAATCCAACGAATCACTAGAAAAATCTCACAAAGACATTTCCAATGATGAAGACAGCAGGAAGTGTCGATTGAacgaaataaaagaattattacAACAAAAGCCAGGGTTCGCGACCCGATGTTCAAAACCGTCATTCCCATTAGTTCGAAGAGCATCCACAGCAACGACAGGAAGACTAGAAGCAGTAGCGAAGACATTACCCCGGCTGTTGTCATTAGAGTTATTCAATCCGGAAACAGATGATTTAGACAGTGATTCTAGTGGTGTTTCTTCGCCAGATTCAGTTGATTCCATCGTGAGCGTAATTTCTGATGAACGTCGCAttgacaaattcaaaattatccaatcaaaacaattagaactatcgaaaaaattacaaaatccCAATAGCACTGCAGAATCTGTTGCAAATACCGACAAGGAGCCTTTGAatgaatcaataattttttcttttgcgtCATCAACGCAGTCATTGAGGATACGCGAACCACCTGCTGAGCTATCAAGCTCTGTCGGAAATTCAGCGGATCAAATTGGATCGCGGTCTGAATCAGAAGTGTGTTCCCAAGTACCAGACTGTACAGAAAGTTCTAAATCATCGTTGATAAACGACAACTTGAGTAATGATCGTAATTGGAAGAAGAAGTCTCATGAAAATCTGATCAATTTCAGCGAAAGCATAGCAGAAAATTTCTTCAAGGATATTGATCAATTTTGCCAACAGAGAAAATTGGAGCTTTTGAATGACATAACAAGTAGCAGTAAAATAGCTTTGAATTCCGACCATTCTTCATCACAAGCTTGTGATCGTAAATTAGAAGGAACATCAAATTCGGATGAACTGCTAGTAGATAATACTGTTCTATGgttgaaaaattcaatagatGAGTTTTCAAAATcagacaataaattaaatttaattgataatttgatAATCAAAAGAGAGTGTCAAGGAAATGAGTGTCTCTACGGAATCAGCTCTGAAGATACTATGGGATTTGTAATAGTGTCAAAAAATGGAGAAGTGgaggaaaataaaagtatagatGATAAGTTTATACTTGATTCCAGAGTCAATAAGAATGAGAAGGAACAAAAAGTTTCTacgtttagtaatttcttAGAGCCTAATGATGAGGATTCTGATAATTTCGGTAGTTCGCAAACAATACAAAGTTCACCAACGACATTTTTAGAATCTAATGACAAATATAAACATCAAAAAGATAAGAGAATATGTCAATATAACGAGCGATTAGTATCCGAAGAAATGGTTGAAGATAACAACCG is a window from the Microplitis demolitor isolate Queensland-Clemson2020A chromosome 4, iyMicDemo2.1a, whole genome shotgun sequence genome containing:
- the LOC103570227 gene encoding alpha-N-acetylgalactosaminidase, whose product is MKVIGFKAAKMFMVLSLFLIISRTLALENGLARTPPMGWLAWERFRCNTDCENDPDNCISDQLFRTMADLVVSEGYAAAGYEYINIDDCWMEKNRASNGNVVPDRQRFPYGLRSLSDYIHSKGLKFGIYGDYGNYTCAGYPGILGYMKNDAASFAAWNVDYVKLDGCYADPSEMDRGYPEFGIHLNRTGRPMIYSCSWPVYQIYAGIKPNFSSIISHCNLWRNYNDIQDSWASLETIIDYYGDNQDDIIPNAGPGHWNDPDMLIVGNFGLSYEQSKTQMALWAILAAPLLMSVDLRTIRPEYKAILQNKKIIAVDQDPLGIQGRRIYKHKGIEIWARPITPVYQNYYSYAIAFLNRRTDGTPSDVSVTLKELGLQYPKGYAVEDLYEEVNYGILTPETKIKVKVNPSGVVILRCNVQREQYFARNHLLSPFLPLHPVFNSKENSFE
- the LOC103570226 gene encoding uncharacterized protein LOC103570226, producing the protein MSESEGEQTARSIALEQVYVHEVYEQCAEKTAQNRHWPKIYKFLEELEPGALVCDIGCGNGKYLSINNNIFQVGADKCKKFTDIARRKNNEVLICDNLALPFRDESFDAVLSIAVVHHFATTERRVNALRELARVLRIGGKLVISVWAMEQRHRKFESQDVLIPWPKAYCLNATCYCGTKIPCDDEQRCHLTRKSILPLKREQQKYKCRRYRNDPFVSSSPSTSSLSSPNETCYSFFRRALQKLAGKRSISHRPWFFDSFHNISCKNRHHEFDSDDNSDVDDIPIELRRLEDEHVRLNKLDNTFGIKSKSLGDILEIQHLDLVRSRSSIPDLWSTAALEEEFYDRSSLQNPLGKCKSRFIKQKNHCLENNYLEKTVQITDNGELNKNLPELQANSIKTRSGKHPCIFKQLSMNEELMSMERLAERDYVRHKFMKQMSLNEDIICKNITLDKIEDNSSLTARRFQILKSGLTNRIKRSTTNMDKVSPISFKNGLVKIFQNWKSLDSSFDDQTDNKYLEEPMVQTEEDIPLPVTFKKEPEVERCLSKEDGSDSSKDSSLQSDTSLDSEDSFASVIYVPKKQISPVDINAMPSVSHLRTTSAPPSPRVKHPPDLHKPKIKIMSILPLSKQFPAASKSLPPPSPPGLSPKTFNSFITQSFFHQQNVAYNFDKLTNKQSNEDPTGDSETNSHSENIRNSNDSKQNFLNLSHHNLESSHSAEENDSKTKVSINKLSAGKPKDYSSPSSLIDDVPILDNLKTGSESNESLEKSHKDISNDEDSRKCRLNEIKELLQQKPGFATRCSKPSFPLVRRASTATTGRLEAVAKTLPRLLSLELFNPETDDLDSDSSGVSSPDSVDSIVSVISDERRIDKFKIIQSKQLELSKKLQNPNSTAESVANTDKEPLNESIIFSFASSTQSLRIREPPAELSSSVGNSADQIGSRSESEVCSQVPDCTESSKSSLINDNLSNDRNWKKKSHENLINFSESIAENFFKDIDQFCQQRKLELLNDITSSSKIALNSDHSSSQACDRKLEGTSNSDELLVDNTVLWLKNSIDEFSKSDNKLNLIDNLIIKRECQGNECLYGISSEDTMGFVIVSKNGEVEENKSIDDKFILDSRVNKNEKEQKVSTFSNFLEPNDEDSDNFGSSQTIQSSPTTFLESNDKYKHQKDKRICQYNERLVSEEMVEDNNRTNAPTNDDYSESSSQESLLSEREGGAITYHQYYHVFREGELDQLINTYVENLHIISSYYDHANWCIVAEKVQVWTI